The following are from one region of the Anaeropeptidivorans aminofermentans genome:
- a CDS encoding cupin domain-containing protein, with product MDKINLAEKFQLINEYWSPKIIGELNDSYVKIAKFKGEFTWHTHYNEDEMFYVVKGILTVKFKDKDICLQEGESIIIPKGIEHMPVAPEEVHVLLIEPKSTLNTGNIVNDKTVEKLERI from the coding sequence ATGGATAAAATTAATTTGGCAGAAAAATTTCAGCTTATTAATGAATACTGGAGCCCCAAGATTATCGGAGAACTCAATGATTCTTATGTAAAGATTGCTAAGTTTAAGGGCGAATTTACTTGGCATACTCACTATAATGAAGATGAGATGTTCTATGTAGTAAAAGGTATATTAACAGTAAAATTCAAAGATAAAGATATATGTTTGCAGGAGGGGGAAAGCATTATTATTCCAAAAGGAATTGAGCATATGCCAGTTGCCCCTGAAGAAGTTCATGTTCTTTTAATTGAACCCAAAAGTACATTAAATACTGGAAATATTGTAAATGATAAGACGGTTGAGAAACTTGAAAGAATATGA
- a CDS encoding PTS sugar transporter subunit IIA, giving the protein MNKIILASHSNLAKGMYDTLKFFDAAIDERVFYICAYEDGLDFEQVLTEKISAINEKDILIFTDIMGGSVNQAAVKLSQIYPVHVVAGMNLPLILSIIFSGKIIHEDNIEEHISLSKEQILYMNGYMKSMMEPDKF; this is encoded by the coding sequence ATGAATAAAATCATTTTGGCGTCTCACAGCAACCTTGCCAAAGGCATGTATGACACCTTAAAATTTTTTGATGCTGCTATTGATGAGCGGGTTTTTTACATATGCGCTTATGAGGATGGCTTGGATTTTGAGCAGGTTTTAACAGAAAAAATCAGCGCCATTAATGAGAAGGATATTTTAATCTTTACAGATATTATGGGAGGCAGCGTGAATCAAGCTGCAGTAAAGCTGTCCCAAATCTACCCTGTCCATGTTGTGGCCGGCATGAACCTTCCGCTAATTTTATCAATAATTTTCTCCGGCAAAATAATACATGAGGACAATATTGAGGAGCACATCAGCTTAAGCAAAGAGCAGATTCTATATATGAACGGATATATGAAAAGCATGATGGAGCCTGATAAGTTCTAG
- the fba gene encoding class II fructose-1,6-bisphosphate aldolase — MPLVTTKKILLDAQKGKYAIGAFNVENMEMIQAVVAAAEELQSPVILQTTPTTIKYGSLEYYYANARTAAEKASVPIAIHLDHGNSFELAMQAFRAGYTSIMIDGSYEVFDKNIAVTKAVAEACHSSGIPVEAELGKVGGKEDDLDGGGARYTDPQEAKLFVEKTGVDFLAVAIGTAHGIYKGVPKLDLERLSEIQKVVTIPLVLHGTSGVPDDTVRECIHRGICKVNYATDLRIAFSKGVSEVLREVPDTIDPKKYSSKGREEVKKYVMNKIEVCGSAGKA; from the coding sequence ATGCCGCTTGTGACAACAAAAAAAATATTGCTGGACGCTCAGAAAGGTAAATATGCCATCGGAGCGTTTAATGTGGAGAATATGGAAATGATACAGGCAGTAGTGGCTGCCGCGGAAGAACTTCAGTCGCCTGTTATATTACAGACAACGCCGACCACAATAAAGTATGGGAGCCTGGAATATTATTATGCCAATGCAAGAACGGCAGCCGAAAAGGCAAGCGTTCCCATAGCTATTCATTTAGACCATGGAAACAGTTTCGAACTTGCCATGCAGGCGTTTAGAGCAGGATATACTTCTATTATGATTGACGGCTCTTATGAAGTGTTTGATAAGAATATTGCTGTTACCAAAGCGGTGGCGGAGGCCTGTCATTCATCGGGTATTCCGGTTGAGGCTGAACTTGGCAAGGTAGGCGGTAAAGAAGATGACTTGGACGGCGGCGGAGCCCGCTATACAGACCCGCAAGAGGCAAAGCTGTTTGTTGAAAAAACAGGTGTTGACTTTCTTGCAGTGGCCATAGGAACCGCCCACGGTATTTATAAAGGGGTTCCCAAATTGGATTTGGAACGCCTAAGTGAAATTCAAAAAGTGGTTACCATACCCCTTGTGCTTCATGGAACTTCAGGCGTTCCTGATGATACGGTTAGAGAGTGTATTCACCGGGGAATCTGCAAAGTGAATTATGCTACCGATTTAAGGATTGCCTTTTCAAAAGGTGTTAGTGAGGTCCTTAGGGAAGTACCTGATACCATTGACCCCAAAAAATACAGCTCAAAGGGCAGAGAAGAAGTTAAGAAATATGTCATGAATAAAATTGAGGTTTGCGGAAGCGCCGGCAAAGCTTAA
- a CDS encoding PTS system mannose/fructose/sorbose family transporter subunit IID, with the protein MSEIMDKKLFRSTFWRSLALQGCFNYERQQAVGFLYGMVPALKKIYHDDPEGLKEALLRHTEFFNTSPQFVTFITGAVIALEEQKHENSDFDASAITGIKTALIGPLAGIGDSLFFGTLRTIGLGLGVALALEGNFLGPIIFLLVHNIPHFIIRWKGLDIGYKQGVQFLSNAMSGGAIEEVTSGARLIGTTVVGAMIASMINFTTSITLNFGQTHFEVQSLFDSLMPKLLPLGLAFGVYALMKKGISTTKLMFYLLLFGIIIVLIEGLPFFLPIAS; encoded by the coding sequence ATGTCTGAAATAATGGATAAAAAGCTATTTCGCTCTACTTTCTGGCGCTCCCTGGCGTTGCAGGGATGTTTCAATTATGAAAGGCAGCAGGCTGTAGGATTTTTATACGGAATGGTTCCCGCACTTAAAAAAATATACCATGACGACCCTGAAGGGCTGAAGGAGGCGCTGCTGCGCCATACAGAGTTCTTTAATACCTCTCCCCAGTTTGTAACATTTATCACAGGGGCTGTTATTGCGCTGGAAGAACAAAAACATGAAAATTCGGACTTTGACGCATCCGCCATAACAGGTATTAAAACAGCCCTTATCGGGCCGCTTGCAGGCATCGGAGATTCGCTTTTCTTTGGAACCCTTCGCACCATCGGCCTTGGGCTTGGTGTTGCATTAGCCCTTGAAGGCAACTTTCTTGGCCCTATTATATTCCTATTAGTACATAATATCCCTCATTTTATCATTCGCTGGAAGGGGTTGGATATTGGCTATAAGCAGGGTGTACAGTTTTTGTCAAATGCCATGTCCGGCGGAGCCATTGAAGAAGTAACCAGTGGCGCAAGGCTTATTGGTACAACGGTGGTTGGCGCCATGATTGCAAGTATGATAAATTTTACGACTTCTATCACACTCAATTTTGGCCAGACTCATTTTGAAGTTCAATCCTTATTTGATAGTTTGATGCCGAAGCTTTTGCCTCTTGGCTTGGCCTTTGGTGTGTACGCCTTAATGAAAAAAGGGATCAGCACAACGAAACTGATGTTTTATTTATTGCTTTTCGGCATCATCATCGTATTGATTGAAGGGCTGCCCTTTTTCTTACCGATAGCATCATAG
- a CDS encoding PTS mannose/fructose/sorbose/N-acetylgalactosamine transporter subunit IIC has protein sequence MFLVQCILVSILAGLLRWDGRIFGQNLLHEPVVAGVLVGLIFGDPQSGLIMGATLQLVFLGIVGIGASTPPDALIGGVIGVVLSIKSGLGVEQVMALAMPMAILGQALGILSRVINAQFNHMAERYAREGDTKGCDRTMWYGAWVFFVLTAVPVFLGCYFGSDLVQSIIEYIPQFILDGLTRSSSLLPALGMALLMSFLFDKSTAPYLFLGFLLSAFMGLSTLGITILAVIIVYVQYLNKKSANA, from the coding sequence ATGTTTTTAGTTCAGTGTATTTTAGTTTCGATATTGGCAGGACTTCTTCGCTGGGACGGGCGTATATTCGGCCAAAATCTTTTGCATGAACCCGTTGTAGCGGGAGTTTTAGTAGGGTTGATATTTGGAGACCCGCAATCTGGATTGATTATGGGCGCAACGTTGCAATTAGTATTTCTCGGAATCGTGGGCATTGGCGCCTCAACACCGCCAGATGCACTGATTGGCGGCGTTATAGGAGTGGTCCTTTCAATTAAAAGCGGTTTAGGTGTAGAGCAGGTTATGGCGCTGGCGATGCCAATGGCCATACTCGGCCAGGCATTAGGTATATTGAGCCGCGTTATTAATGCGCAATTTAATCATATGGCTGAGAGATATGCTAGGGAAGGCGATACAAAAGGCTGTGACAGAACCATGTGGTATGGTGCCTGGGTATTCTTTGTTTTAACGGCCGTTCCTGTATTTCTGGGCTGTTATTTCGGGTCTGATTTAGTTCAGAGTATTATCGAATATATCCCGCAGTTTATATTGGATGGATTAACCCGCTCCAGTTCATTACTGCCGGCCCTTGGTATGGCACTGCTTATGAGCTTCCTTTTTGACAAATCAACTGCCCCTTATCTATTTTTAGGGTTCCTGCTGTCTGCATTTATGGGGCTGTCGACCCTTGGCATAACTATATTGGCAGTGATTATTGTTTATGTCCAGTATCTGAATAAAAAGTCCGCAAATGCATAG
- a CDS encoding PTS sugar transporter subunit IIB translates to MIKLLRIDHRLIHGQVAVFWVSHTLADTIVVASDKYANDQLMHMTLNLGKPKNTVLVILSTSDTISYLNDAQNARKSILLVTGTTAEALKLAKNCDITDVNLGAMPSADGRKKIGMQFFLNEAEMEDIKSIHSLGKNIYLQATTSDKKLLYNDILSIWNK, encoded by the coding sequence GTGATAAAATTATTAAGAATTGATCACCGTTTGATTCATGGGCAGGTCGCAGTATTTTGGGTTTCCCACACGCTGGCGGATACTATTGTGGTAGCATCGGATAAATATGCAAATGATCAGCTGATGCACATGACATTAAACCTCGGTAAGCCTAAAAATACAGTTTTGGTTATCCTATCGACTTCCGATACGATTTCTTATTTAAATGACGCCCAGAATGCACGGAAAAGTATTTTGCTGGTAACCGGCACGACAGCGGAAGCATTGAAGCTGGCAAAGAACTGTGACATTACCGACGTTAATCTCGGCGCAATGCCGTCGGCAGACGGAAGGAAAAAGATTGGCATGCAGTTTTTTCTAAATGAGGCCGAAATGGAAGACATTAAATCAATTCACAGCCTTGGAAAAAATATTTATCTGCAAGCGACAACATCCGATAAGAAATTACTCTATAACGACATTTTATCAATATGGAATAAATAA
- a CDS encoding SIS domain-containing protein — translation MKTFKGDMHEYIHESSAVIRKVIENRKEAVKGFVDYFDPEKCNTIHITGAGTSCYSGHSARRMMEKLLRKKVIVHYPIRFLDSEMFFDEGNILIAISATGGSVSTIKAVDKAKRDGFYTLAATNARDSEIAKYADDILFLDYGIEDVSPKSKSYITEMTILMLCAIEAARKWGYITEEEYEEKIAQMLKTADNLTPIAEAADAWYDLQSEEMKQAERMLVIGYDDNFGNIQEGALKILENGRFGVFWYELEEFMHGIYHSINPDCYMVYVMSQGPYAERILKLKDYCSEKTEHNFVIGNKKSGIKDKKAFLYDFVDDADFYTMEYIVPLQILSYRIAKDKGINPNVPSDPAFHQKMSSKV, via the coding sequence ATGAAAACATTCAAAGGGGATATGCATGAGTATATCCATGAGTCTTCAGCAGTTATTCGCAAAGTAATCGAGAATAGAAAGGAAGCCGTCAAAGGGTTTGTAGATTACTTTGACCCTGAAAAATGCAATACAATTCATATTACCGGGGCAGGCACCAGTTGCTATTCAGGTCATTCAGCCAGAAGAATGATGGAAAAGCTGTTAAGAAAAAAGGTAATTGTCCATTATCCAATACGCTTTCTTGACAGCGAGATGTTTTTTGATGAAGGTAATATACTAATTGCAATCTCAGCAACTGGCGGTAGCGTATCCACAATAAAAGCGGTAGATAAGGCAAAAAGGGACGGATTCTATACGCTGGCGGCTACCAATGCCAGGGATTCCGAAATCGCAAAGTACGCCGATGATATTTTATTCCTTGATTATGGTATTGAAGATGTCAGCCCGAAATCAAAAAGCTATATTACGGAAATGACGATATTGATGCTCTGTGCTATTGAAGCCGCCAGAAAATGGGGATACATAACAGAAGAAGAATATGAAGAAAAAATAGCTCAGATGTTAAAAACGGCAGACAATCTAACCCCCATTGCTGAAGCCGCGGACGCTTGGTATGACCTCCAGTCCGAGGAAATGAAGCAGGCAGAGCGTATGCTGGTAATTGGTTATGACGATAACTTTGGCAATATACAGGAAGGCGCATTAAAAATACTTGAGAACGGAAGGTTCGGAGTATTCTGGTATGAGTTGGAAGAATTCATGCACGGAATATATCATTCCATTAATCCGGATTGTTATATGGTATATGTAATGAGCCAAGGGCCTTATGCTGAGCGTATATTAAAACTTAAAGATTACTGCAGTGAGAAAACGGAACATAACTTTGTTATTGGCAATAAGAAAAGCGGCATAAAAGATAAAAAAGCCTTTTTATACGATTTCGTTGATGATGCTGATTTTTATACAATGGAGTATATCGTACCGCTTCAAATTTTATCTTATCGTATTGCAAAGGATAAGGGTATCAATCCCAATGTACCGAGCGACCCTGCATTCCATCAAAAAATGAGCAGTAAGGTATGA
- a CDS encoding GntR family transcriptional regulator, whose translation MKQAKHEEIQSYIKKRIMSGSYPVGHQIETEVQLCEKFKVSRQTVNKALQSLANDGYIDRKRGKGSFVIGPFVQKSMRRHTSFTKDLESVGIKPGSRLLKYDYISAKDEPEVASALRLAESDFLHYFIRLRTGDNIPIAISYSYLSAQAVPEIDFSALSYSQDKMLQDMNIHHRRAIYQLSACSPTEAQMKLLEIEHHTALFRNHHITFNQYDIPYEYVDTYYIGSKYTYNIEVSTELSEVQEQNEQEKYK comes from the coding sequence ATGAAACAAGCGAAGCATGAGGAGATTCAATCCTATATAAAAAAGCGTATCATGTCCGGAAGTTACCCTGTAGGCCACCAGATTGAAACAGAAGTGCAGCTGTGTGAAAAATTTAAAGTGAGTAGACAAACTGTGAATAAAGCTTTACAAAGCCTTGCAAATGATGGTTATATTGATAGAAAGCGCGGAAAAGGCTCTTTTGTTATAGGGCCTTTTGTTCAAAAAAGTATGCGCCGCCATACAAGCTTTACAAAAGACTTGGAAAGTGTAGGCATAAAACCAGGGTCACGATTGTTAAAATATGACTATATAAGTGCAAAAGACGAGCCGGAAGTCGCATCCGCATTGCGGCTCGCAGAATCCGATTTTTTGCATTATTTTATTCGATTACGTACTGGAGATAATATTCCCATAGCTATCAGCTATTCTTATTTATCTGCACAGGCTGTTCCCGAAATTGACTTTTCAGCGCTTTCTTATTCTCAGGACAAGATGCTGCAGGACATGAATATTCATCATAGAAGGGCTATTTATCAGCTCAGCGCCTGCTCTCCCACCGAGGCGCAAATGAAACTTCTGGAAATAGAACACCATACTGCCCTTTTCAGAAACCATCATATAACATTTAACCAATATGACATCCCTTATGAATATGTTGACACCTATTATATAGGCTCTAAATATACCTATAATATTGAAGTGAGTACGGAACTATCTGAAGTTCAAGAGCAAAATGAACAGGAAAAATATAAATAA
- a CDS encoding radical SAM/SPASM domain-containing protein, with the protein MKKFSRIYIEITNMCNLSCSFCIGNVRAPRFMSIDEFSYIIRQAKPYTNHIYLHVLGEPLIHPQLETFLSAAHHFGMSVNITTNGTLLAKTQKVLLDAPALRKVSISLHSMEPDSTYHKEEYLRDVASFVTAATDKGIFCELRLWNLGVNDIDNEAIFAPLCRLLGLNNAAQEAARIKICESGNTMLAPQLFLGKAARFTWPSMTEPPTEQPIFCHGLRNQVAVLSNGTVVPCCLDSRGDIALGSIFQTPLAQILSGERAQALYKGFSARQPSEELCRRCGYAKRF; encoded by the coding sequence ATGAAAAAATTTTCTCGTATCTACATTGAAATTACGAATATGTGTAATTTGTCATGCAGTTTTTGCATTGGCAACGTTCGTGCACCACGATTTATGAGTATTGACGAGTTCTCATATATAATTCGGCAAGCAAAGCCGTATACGAACCACATCTATCTGCACGTACTGGGAGAGCCTCTGATACATCCGCAATTGGAAACATTTTTAAGTGCGGCACATCACTTCGGCATGAGTGTAAACATTACCACAAACGGTACATTGCTTGCAAAAACACAGAAAGTACTGCTGGATGCACCTGCACTACGAAAGGTAAGCATATCATTACACAGCATGGAGCCTGATAGCACATATCACAAAGAGGAGTATCTGCGAGATGTGGCATCGTTTGTTACAGCGGCAACAGACAAAGGAATTTTTTGTGAACTGAGGCTGTGGAATCTAGGTGTAAACGACATTGATAATGAGGCTATTTTCGCCCCCTTATGCCGTCTTTTAGGATTAAACAATGCTGCACAGGAAGCAGCACGAATTAAAATCTGTGAAAGCGGTAATACAATGCTGGCACCGCAACTTTTTCTTGGAAAGGCGGCTCGTTTTACGTGGCCGAGCATGACTGAACCTCCCACGGAGCAGCCCATATTCTGCCATGGGCTGCGTAATCAGGTAGCCGTACTGAGCAATGGCACTGTCGTGCCTTGTTGTTTGGATAGCAGAGGCGATATTGCACTGGGCAGCATTTTTCAAACGCCACTTGCTCAAATACTGTCTGGTGAACGTGCACAGGCACTTTATAAAGGTTTTTCGGCACGCCAACCCAGCGAGGAGCTTTGCCGCCGATGTGGGTATGCAAAACGCTTTTAA
- a CDS encoding ATP-binding protein, with the protein MALLVSDQCKRSIKFAIFQGTDKLVFKDGRELTGSLFTQVNAAYKTIYFYNRTKATFQDLLRTDERTIQKMTFVRHCLMLSFTETGRSTFINLYSDRLEFISLGGLILGLSLETAMLGASQPRNEKLANIFYHVKLIEA; encoded by the coding sequence ATGGCTTTATTAGTATCTGATCAGTGTAAGCGTTCTATTAAATTTGCCATTTTCCAAGGCACGGATAAACTGGTATTTAAAGACGGAAGAGAATTAACCGGTTCTTTATTCACCCAGGTTAATGCGGCCTATAAAACTATTTATTTCTATAACAGAACAAAGGCAACCTTTCAAGACTTACTCCGTACAGATGAAAGGACTATCCAGAAGATGACGTTCGTGAGGCATTGCTTAATGCTATCGTTCACAGAGACTGGCAGAAGTACCTTTATTAATCTCTATTCTGACAGGCTGGAATTTATTTCTTTAGGCGGTTTAATTCTGGGCTTATCCTTAGAAACGGCAATGCTCGGTGCATCACAACCGAGAAATGAAAAACTGGCAAATATATTTTATCATGTAAAATTAATTGAAGCATAG
- a CDS encoding putative DNA binding domain-containing protein, which translates to MFVNIEVVKDDGKSIIKITSQGTKKPYYLSEKRLKVSGIYIRNGTTSAPVSEDAIRMMIKDTDGDTFESNRSLIRELTFHALKGEMAKRNLEFSPVQMKNIGILSSNNIYKYGFISI; encoded by the coding sequence ATGTTTGTAAACATTGAAGTAGTAAAAGACGATGGAAAAAGTATTATCAAAATAACAAGCCAAGGCACTAAAAAGCCTTATTATTTATCTGAGAAGAGGCTAAAAGTCTCAGGCATATACATTCGAAACGGAACAACCTCTGCCCCTGTCTCTGAAGATGCCATTCGCATGATGATAAAAGACACAGACGGGGATACCTTTGAAAGTAACCGCTCTTTAATTCGAGAACTTACTTTTCATGCATTAAAAGGAGAGATGGCAAAGCGAAACTTAGAGTTCAGCCCTGTTCAGATGAAGAATATAGGGATTCTTTCTTCCAACAATATATACAAATATGGCTTTATTAGTATCTGA
- a CDS encoding S41 family peptidase, with translation MDYLRQTENTIIVGTNTKGAYSTGNVVQVKLPYSKIAISCGFNLHLEPDLPSIEGIGIEPDIWAPPDESLERVIKFIENYGLAD, from the coding sequence GTGGATTATTTGAGACAAACAGAAAACACCATTATTGTCGGAACAAATACAAAGGGCGCTTATTCCACCGGAAATGTTGTCCAAGTAAAGCTTCCCTATAGTAAAATTGCTATCTCCTGCGGCTTCAATCTACATCTGGAGCCGGATTTGCCAAGTATCGAGGGTATTGGCATAGAGCCTGATATTTGGGCACCACCGGATGAAAGCCTTGAAAGAGTCATTAAATTCATAGAGAATTATGGATTAGCGGATTAA